From the genome of Spinacia oleracea cultivar Varoflay chromosome 2, BTI_SOV_V1, whole genome shotgun sequence, one region includes:
- the LOC130467377 gene encoding uncharacterized protein, whose product MYFTPYLLPFCNVLRRISVFFCNVLRDSSCSHRVINTDKDASVQFLALFSISASSPTLFLVYTKRDSRSEIVYACSFGWFLESTHCCMLMQVQDELVSSIKDAEEGLFHLKRARLLREVDSAVQDSIYSHKDAAVELINPAKLGGSQLPCEDLEVEPLDSTNVEAEILGDPSYFIGSKCRFRHTDGRWYNGQIVQLDGSSSARVSFLNPTSEKMMQNVDP is encoded by the exons ATGTATTTTACTCCGTACTTGTTACCTTTTTGTAATGTTCTTCGTAGGATATCTGTGTTTTTCTGTAATGTTCTTCGTGATAGCAGTTGTTCTCATAGAGTGATAAATACTGATAAAGATGCGAGTGTCCAGTTTCTTGCTTTATTCAGCATATCAGCTTCCTCTCCAACTTTATTTCTTGTTTATACAAAAAGGGATAGCAGaagtgaaattgtatatgcatgCTCATTTGGCTGGTTTCTTGAATCAACACATTGCTGTATGTTGATGCAGGTCCAAGACGAGCTTGTTTCTTCCATTAAAGATGCAGAGGAAGGACTTTTTCACCTAAAACGTGCCCGGCTGTTACGTGAAGTTGATTCAGCTGTGCAGGACTCTATATATTCCCATAAAGACGCTGCGGTCGAGCTTATAAATCCAGCAAAGTTGGGTGGTTCCCAACTTCCATGCGAAGACTTAGAGGTAGAACCATTAGATTCTACTAATGTTGAGGCAGAAATATTGGGAGACCCAAGTTATTTTATTGGATCAAAATGTAGATTCCGCCACACCGATGGGCGTTGGTATAATGGTCAAATCGTTCAGTTGGATGGTTCTTCTTCCGCCAGAGTTTCTTTCCTCAATCCAACGTCAGAGAAGATGATG CAAAATGTAGACCCCTGA